Within the Equus przewalskii isolate Varuska chromosome 1, EquPr2, whole genome shotgun sequence genome, the region tatggggatgtaatgtacagcacagtgtattatttatgtataacatattatagttaataatattgcattacatatgtgaaagttgctaaacttaaaagctctcatcacaagtgaaaaaattttgtaactatgtatggtgacagatgttaagtagacttattgtggtgatcatttcacaatatatacaaatatcgaatcattatgttgtctacctgaaactaatataatgttatatatcaatgatgcctccatttaaaaaaagaaaaaatcacatgatcatctcaatagacacagagaaaactTTTGACAAACTCAAACACCTTTCAGGATAAGAACGGGGTCCCAAAGGACACCAtcatgaaagtgaaaagacaactcacagaatgggagaaaatacttacaaatcatacatctgataagggatttgtatctagaatacataaagaactcttacaacttaatgAAAGAcaacctaggggctggccccgtggccgagtggttaagttcgcgcgctccgctgcaggtggcccagtgtttcgttggttcgaatcctgggcacggacatggcactgctcgtcaaaccacgctgaggcggcgtcccacatgccacaactagaaggacccacaacgaagaatctacaactatgttacctgggggctttggggagaaaaaggaaaaaataaaatctttaaaaaaaaaaattaaaaaaaaaaaaaagacaacctaattaaGAAATGGACAatggacttgaatagacatttctccaaagaagatataccatggccaataagtgcatgaaaagatacacaaagtattttttttaagattttatttttttcttttttctccccaaagctccctggtacatagctgtatacctTCAGCTGGGGGTCCTTCcgtttgtggcatgtgggatgccgcctcagcatggcttgatgagcaatgccacatccgtgcccaggatccaacctgactgccgaagtggagtgcgtgaacttaaccactctggcatggggctggccctgatacTCAAAGTCTTTAGTCATcagggtaatgcaaatcaaaaccacaatgagataccattcaCATCCACTAGTatggctacaataaaaaaagacagacaatagcaaGTTGGTGATAATGTTACCGCACAAAATTGGTTCTCTGCTTGATGCACGTAAtgagccaattaattatggcatcagcctttgaggggagaaatcagcttttattctgcGAGATCAATCTTCAGGGAGACAGGGGGCAAGTGTCCTCAGATCCATCTCcttgattcaggatttggggcaaaatttaagaggttagggagaataGGCTGGCACACGGAAACACTGGAGGGACAGGTTTTGATTAGTgagcttcaagcatttatggtaaggttttaaacacttatgacagggttctaaacatttatgatggggttctaaacatttttgatgaagtTGGGAAGGAATTtgaacactggatcttcctgaatgagggacccctggCTTCTGACAGGAGTCTGACTTCCAAATTCCAGTCACATCCCAGTCCTTTGGTTCCATGGGGAGGAGGATCTTTAGTTTTGAGGTCGTTTCAGGCcacgatttcttcttttacaCATGCGCTGGCTACATGACTTTACAGATTTTCTGAAatgcaattcttaatcactctgttgataagagatggggtcagttgaactggttcTGGAGGGCGTGCAGTTACAataatatggagaaattggaaccctcatacactgctggtgggaacataaaacaATACAGCTTCTTTGAAAAATAGCTcgtcagaaagttaaacatagtcaccctatgatccagcaattctactacTAGGTATGTgcccaagaaaattaaaaacatacacctacacaaaaacttgtacaagaatgtttacaagcagtattattcataatagccaaaaagtggaaataacccaaatgtctgtcaactgatgaatatATAACCAAAATGTtgcatatccatataatggaatattatttgaccataaaaaggaatgaaaactgacacatgctgtaacatggacaaaccttgaaaatgttactctaagtgacataagtcagacacaaaaggccacatactgtatgatcccacttaaataaaatgtccagaataggcaaatccatagaaagtagattagtggttcccagcgGGTGGGGAAACATCCTAACCGatatagggtttcttttggggtgataaaaatgttttagaattagaTAGTCGTGATAGTTGCAAAACtttgtgactatactaaaaatcattttattgtacactttaaaggggCGAGTTTTATGGTATGCGAATCACATCTTTATATaagttaattaataattaattaattagaccAACTCTGTTTCTGACCCAAATTAGATCAGGGTTTGCTAGTGACTGAACACAGATATTGTCCAATTATTCTGAACATCAACTAGTGATGCTCATTTACAAGAAGGCAAGTTTCTGCGAAGTAGTCCACCTCAAAATTTATATACCGAATAGTACATATTAGTTTTTATTGCTCTGATATATATTCAAGAATGTCTGTAATAATGGATTCTGCTCCAAAACAGTGATCACTCTAAAAGTTGCTGGAAATACGTGTATATTTACACCGCGTAAATTATGCAAATCCCACTTGTgtaaataaagtgaaaacatATTCATATGCAAATATAATAATGCCCCCCATTCTTCTGTTAAGCTAGTGTTTATTAATTGTGGTCCAGCTTGAAATCTGCTTTTGCAGTAGTAGCAAATCTGAGGCTTTAGGCGATCTCCCGAGAGAGGTCTCTGGTGCTAGGATTTGTTTTACAGTTGTTAGGTTGAGGTGACAGGGACATTCAGATGTAAACACGGACTGAAACTGTGGACCCAGTTTGGGCCGATTTGTGTGTTGCTCTCTGCATCCAAATGAAGGAGATCAACCAATTTGGCGAAGAGAACCAAAACAAGCAAGACCAAGGACTGAATCTGAAGGATAATCACGTTTGGGGATGGAAGGAGGAAGTGCcagtgaaggagaggaaaaaggaaagcagtcAGAGAAGAAGTTAAGACAGGCTCATTTCATTTGTACTGCTCCTGGAGAAGATGGGTCACCTGTCCGCCTTCGAGATGCTCAGGTTCCGAGTCCCCATCATCCCTGCATGCGTCTACGTCAGCCGAGGGAGAAAAGGGACACGACAGTCTGAAATATCAAAGTAGTGAGTagcttgggtttttttccttcccgtTTTCCCACTCTGCCTCTGTCCACCCGCTCATCTACCCTTTGGTTTCCCCGCGCCGTGCAAGCCCCGCCCTTGTTGAACCcttaggattttcttctttatcgGCTGCTTGGTCGCGTTTGGCCCGGCTCAGCCGCCGTGACAAGGCCTTTGCGCATGTGCGGGGTGAAACTGAAAGAAGGTGAAGATGGCGGCGGCCAGGGCAGGGGTCCTGGGAGTCCGATGGCTGCAAAGGGCAGCCCGGAACGTGGTGCTGTTGGGTGCACGGACAGGTCCGCGAGAACAGTGTGGGAAGGGGATGCCTGAGGTTTGGTGTGTCGGGGGCAGGGTGGATGTCATGGATACCACGGCGGCCGTGTCCGGGCAGGGGGCGGAGGTGAAATTGGTATGTCCAGAAGAGGGGGTGGAGGGTCTCGTGATCCTGCGAGGTCTCGGGCTCCGGCCTCCGCAGCCACTGCAGCCTGATGCCGTCAGGGTGGCAGGAGGAACGGGGGCGCTTACGACCTGCTCTGGTATGTCCTCCAGCCTCCCACATTACCAAGGATATGCTCCCGGGACCCTATCCCAAGACCCCAGAGGAACGGGCTGCCGCTGCCAAGAAGTATAACATGCGGGTGGAAGACTATGAGCCATACCCGGATGATGGCATGGGGTGAGATAGAAAGGGTCTGTTCGCACCTTGGTAGTGATGGGAGAAGGCCGGCTGGGTTTGGTGGCTCGACTCTGACCCTTTCCCCCGAACCTTCTCGTGACCCCTCAGAGTCAATGGAGTGGTTGCTTCTTTCggtggagggagatgggaggggaTTGGTGAGCAGCTGCAGTCAAGAGGATTTCAATTTTCTCCTTGGCTCAGGCTGTTTCCTCAAATGAGGAAGCCGAGGTTTTAATAGCTCCCTTGAGGACCCCTGAATAGCAGGAACCTTCCTTGGCTCCGTCCCGAGCGCGAGGTTTCATTTAGATCGAGCATCTGCTGGGCTCAGGTGCTGTCATTCAGGCACGTGACCAGGCTGGAGCTGGACTCCTGTCATGAGAACCTTATTTGTAGATGTAGTactctatatatgtgtgtatatctttctttaaaaagtatgtttGCTGTTAGGGCTGTGGAAATCGGAGCAACTGTTAAGTAGATTAACAGCCAAGTTCCTTACTCCAGTTGATGTTAGCCATGCTCTGCCCGGCCCGCCAGCCACATAAAATCCCTATGGTTAATTATCTGAGCTGATTACCGTGATCACCCCCATTTTCTGTCCTAGCATCGCTCTTTCAATCGTGGTTTCAGCAGCccgtatttttcttgttttccaatcATCTTCTGTGACATATGTCCAGTTGTCATCATTTCCTGTGTTTTATTGAGTTGTGGACAAGAGCAGCCTTGGTAGCAGTCTGTGTAAGTTGAACCTGGATTTGTTGGTGAAAACCCAGTTTAGCAAGAATTCCCATGGGGTGTTTGAGACATGGAGATGTATACCAACTTGGTTGTTGAGGAACACAGTTGCTATGAAAACAATACTTTTCTAATCTGTaccctttttgtttttattccaattagctgggtgaccttgggttcAGACCCTAAacttcagtttcattttctgtctaATGAGGGAATCAGAGTGATTGATGGCTAAATTCCCTTCCAACTCTAACATTATAAccttttgtgactttttttgttcaaaaaaggtaagaaaagctTGTATATGTTATGTTTCAGAGTTTGACATGAACTTTTAATTACCATTTGGACTTCTGTGGTTAGTTCTGTGCTTAGTGACTAGAACTTGAGATTTTGATTTGAAAGTCAGTTCCTTCGTCCTTAGAGGAAGCAGTTGTCTCTGTCATTTGGCTTCTCATCTCTGACATGAGGAGAGTGAATTGTCTGAGTGAGGCTGCTCAGAGCCTCTTCTAGAAGTTCTTCCTGTCTCCCAGGTATGGCGACTACCCGAAGCTCCCTGACCGCTCACAGCAGGAGAGGGATCCATGGTATGACTGGGACCACCCAGATCTGAGGCTGAACTGGGGTGAACCGGTGAGAGAACCATACCCatttgacttttcttccttctccctaatGTCTTCCTGAGGATTCTTTCTTTAACTCAAATGGCACTTCTCTGTCCAAGTAATAATAAGGTGTTCTGAGCAAGGAAGCAAGGTCTGGTGATCTGAGATCTGAGGTTCCATTTGTGGCACGTGGAATGGGACTTTTGGGAATCATCAAAGCTCTGTATTGTGAAAGTTGTGAACTTCCATGATTGAGCTGTCTCTGATCAGCAGGACGTAGACATAAGCCAGCATCCAGTCCTGTGGGCCAGAATATTGCCCAGGGCAGTAGGATGCCTTTGTCAAGCCTTGTATCAGGCTGTGATCACTCTGGACTACCTGCCTTTTTGGGAGGAGTAGTATGTGACAGTTATCTGCCTTTCTGCCTCAGATGCACTGGGACCTAGACATGTATATCAGGAACCGTGTGGACACGTCTCCCACGCCTGTTTCTTGGAATCTCATGTGTAAGCATCTCTTCGGCTTTGTGGCCTTCATGATCTTCATGTTTTGGGTTGGGGACACTTACCCCACCTACCAGCCCGTGGTGAGTATCTGAGAAGTGCTCTCTTAGGCACATTTACTTAGCCCCATTTCCTGGAGGAATGAAATCTCTGGAATAGGGATCCAGCCAATACCAAGCTTGGCTTCTTGGTAAGGCCTGGAGAGGGCCTTACGCACTGGCCTGGCACAAGTACCAGAGCACTGCTCCATGCCTACATCTTGGATCAGTCTGAATGAAAAGAAGCACTTTAGGACTAGGTGAGGAATGAACATGGAAGCCACCTAGTCTCTAGCGTTGCTGTTTGGGGACTCTACTTACCAATTATATTTCAGCAAGTGATCTTTCAAAGCAGAATCAAGGAATCTAGAGCTGAAACTTTATCCTTTGTTGGAGGTGTGAAGGACATTTATTTCCCGTAGGGTACTGGAAGCAATTAAGTGTTTACTACAAGCATAGACGGTTATATTTTGGAGAATGTAAAGGACATAGCAAATATACTGTCTAGCTTTAAGGAAGTTTAATTTAGATAAGAAGAAGATTCGGATAAATGACATGAGGAACATTTGAACAGATACGGGAATTTGgcagtttttgtgtgtgtgtatatatgtgtgtgtgtgtagtgaatGTATGTTCTAAGGGGTATGAGGTGCTGTTAAGGAGAAGGGTTATGCTagatactaaaaaaaatacataggcTTTGGATTGAGGGGAGAAGTTGGAGATAATATTTGGGGCAAGAgaagacaggaggaaggaaggaaaaggaaagtgagtTAGCTGGAGTGGAATAAGCATATAAAATAGTTCCTAGATAACCAGCTGCACTGGTTGCCTGGAGAGCTGCTAAAAATTTCGGGTTCCTGGGCACCACTTCCTGGAGAACCTAATTCAGTAGCTCCACAGTGGGGTTCTAGAATCAATATTTAACAAgtccccaggtaattctaatgtcCTGGGAGATCAGGTGTGGAAATTGCTGTGTTAAAAAATATTGTGAGGCGAGTCAGTCAGTCAGGTTGGGCAGCTTTCATTGCATGGCTAAGGGATTTGGACTTGATGGTAGAGTAAcgcattaattcaacaaatatctatgaGGCCCCTACTATATACCAGGTGCAGAGCATGCTAGGGATTGGGGTATAGTGGTGACTTAGTCTGTCTCTGGGCAGCAGGGAGCCATGTTGGGCTTTTGAACAGGAGAATGACATAACGAAGGCTaggtttttaggaagattaatctggGAGTAGTCTGCAGGATATATGGTAAGgaaaggaactgaaagcagggaggCTGCTATGTTTGCAGTTGGCTGCTCAGTGCTACCTCTGCAGAGATAGTCAGTGTCCCGATGGTAGCTGGTATGTGTATGTGCACTGACACAAGCCTTCCTACCAAGTCCCAGGGGCCCTAGGCTGGAGAGTGCACTTAGGGCTGGTGTGAGCGCTAACTTCACTTCAGGAGAGCAAGAAACAGTGTGGTTCTTCCATTTTTCAGTTCTGTAAGCACATcacccttttctcctccccttgagctGTGTTCTCTGACAGCTGTTTGTTGGTAAAGCCAGCAGCCCCTAAAGCACATCCCAGCCGTGTCTCCTCTGTGCTTTCTTCCACCACTGCTCCTGCACACCTCATTTGCTGGGCCACTTTAGTGGTGGAACCATTAGAGGCTGAGTGATTTTAAGGAGATTGAGTCTGTCTCAACCCCGAGAGAGGGATGGATGCATCATCTCCTTTAGAAAGCgtggcttctctctctgtctctctcacacacacacacacacacacacacacacacacacacaaaatgtagGCACCACTTCTCTTACAATCTaggctttctctctgccttgggCTGAGCAGGGACGAGGAGTGCTGTTCATGCCATTCTAGCCCAGCTGGATCTGACCAGAGGCTACCATGTACCCATTTACCATGTGTGATTGTTAACTCCAAGTTGGGGGTAGCTAGGTATTGGCTGGATGTATGCTGTTCTTGCTGACCTGTGTTTTTTCCTTAGGGGCCAAAGCAGTATCCTTACAATAATCTGTACCTGGAACGAGGCGGCGATCCCACTAAAGAGCCTGAGCCGGTGGTTCACTATGAGATCTGAGGAAGCTTCATGGGCTTTGTGCCCCCCGACTCTCATTTCTAGAGATTTAACCTTAATGAAATCCCTAATAAAACTTAGTGCTGTGGTATCTGTGCCTCATTTCCCCAGGAATAGCCACTGCTGTGAGGAACCTcgtccttttccttttgttctgccTGCTGTCTGTCCCCACCCTCTCCGCCCGTCGGAGACCGGAaggccaggagggcagagggagttAAGCACAAGAAGATGTTCATTTTGCCAGGACTGTGAAGGCAGTTGAACAGTTGAGGGTTCCAGTTGTGCGGCAGGTGGTAAGGGTAGCTCCTTTTCCCATTTACGTGGCTGAAGAAGGAAGATATGTTCCTGATTTCCCAAGTTGGAACAAGATTTATTTCCCATAAAAAACCATTTTATAGTGgttagtttaaaaacaaaattgtactCTTAACATGTTTCCAGTATATTATGGGATAAATAGGTGTTTCTTGACTGGCCAGGGCTGTGACTGCCTCTAATGTTATTTGTTTTAAGAATATGTATTCCTTATTCCAAGCAACTTCTAAATCCTGGCTTCTTTTAGTTGACAATACGTATATTTATGAATTagagacagttcaatgagttATTCTGAACTTGTGCATGGCTTTTGTTACCTTGATTTATTCAGGCACCTCAAATAGCCTTAGAAAGCAGAAAATCATGTTTTTGAGGGTCTATCTCAGTGTATCTGTATTTAAGTAAACCAACTCATTTCCTTTTCGTCCCTTTGGGgacattttcttaaattacaaTCATCACCTGAAAACCTGTGCCATAAAAAAGCATATATTCAACCTGACCTATAGAAGCAATTCCATTCAAGTTAGATACGGGTCCTTTAGTGGTTGCCCAGGTAGTGAAAGAGACTTGTAAGAGAAGTGGGTACTTCTACTAAAATGCCGCTCTTTGAAGCTCTCCACTGTCTTCATTCTCTGTCCTCTATAGCACTTGATAGTCATTTATTTCACCAACATCTGTGTGCCTTATAGGCCCTGGGAATATAAAATTGAACAAGATAAAATTGCTTTCTAGTAGTTATATAGAAGAGGAGACTGGCAGTTACAAAACAAGGTGAAAAGAATTTCTAAGAGATGTGTGAGTTGAAAGAAGaatgcactttttattttttaaaatcatgtccTGCTTGAAACTGACCTTATGCCTTTGGTTCAGATGTCTTTTGGAGCACTCCATCTGTGACACTTCTGCCTCATTCCCTAATTTGAGTTGCTGCCTGAGGTTCAGTATTCAACGCTGTTTACTTCCCCTCAGGTCTCATCCACTGTTGTGCTAAgaagttcaagaaatatttactgagtacttagtACATAGAGAGTGGGCAGGCACAGACAATGccctaaattgtcttctttccTGACTTCAGAACTCCCAAGTCAGGAAATCTAGAGTTGTTTCTCAGTGACTTGGGGAGCCCTGTCATAACTGGCTCACTATGTTTGGAGGTATATCAGATGGAAATACTGTGCATTAAATGAAAGTATTCAATCAAATAACTTAGGTCTAAGATCTTCAGCTGCCTACAGAACACTTATTTAGAAATGCCATTAATTCCctcaacagaaaaaatataatccTCTTTTCACCTCTCCCTCCAAGTGCTTAACCTTTACCAGTCACAAGAGCCTGTCCAGGTTTCCTTTACAGTCACTGCCACCGATTTAATCCAGGCCTGCATCACCTGGTAACTGATTGTTCTATTAGTCTCCTAATTTGactcctgcctccagctctgttctctcTTCAAGAGGACCCATGTTGCTAGTCTCAAAATACAATCTTTATCTTATTGCATTTCTACCCATAATTTTCAGTACCTCCCAATTATCTGCGGAGTTGAATTGGTATTCCACGGTCTGTATCCAGCCCAGTCCCCCAACCATAGCCTCTTCATGGCATGGGAAATGTCAGGTTGCCTACTAGCCGATTGAGCCCCTTCTTGTGGAACGTCACCTGTCTTGCAGCTTCAAGATACAACACCCATCTCCTGTCCCTGAAACCTTTCAGGAAGCCCCTGGTCTACAGGAGCCTCGACCTCCACACACCTATATCTGTTTATTGGTTCAACCAACAGTTTTGGGGCACCAGTTGTTGCTGGGCTGCAGTGCATCACTCACGGCTATTAATGACCTCGATTGCTTTTTACCTTTTCAAGTAGGAATCTACTGATTGCTCCTGGAGCTAGGGCCAGGTCTTCTCCAATAAGTAGATGATGAGTTAGTATTTTCCCTTTTCAGAAGCTGCCCCTGGAGCCTGGCTCAAATTGAATAGACCAGAACTTTATGGTCGCAGGATCTGACCCACTGCGCCGTAAGTGCGCAATCACAGGACGGGGGTGGGGAGGCCCGATTAAAAGCTCCGTATAATCTTATTATATCTTCTCCGTGGGTCAGCCGGGTCCTCCGCCTGGCGCTTCGCGGTGCGCTGGGCGAGGGGTGCCCTGCGGGCCAGGACCGCTTTTGGCCCTCCGCAGCCGCCGTCCACAGCGCCCAGCAGAACCCAAAAGCCCTTGGGCAGGACTCGCTCCCGCTCCGCCGCACTTGACCCCTGACCTAGGCTCTCCGCACAGGTTGGTTTTCCCGGTCTGACTGGGCCCCCTGAGAGCCGAGGCCGTGCTGGGACCCGAGCGCGCCGCAGGGAGCGCGCCCTCCCCGGGGACCCCGGCCCGCGCCTGCGCCGCGCCCCGGGCAGTGAGCCCCTCAGACCCCCCGCTGCCCCCGCCCTCGGATTGGACCCGGCTCCGCTGTCCCCGCCGCGCCCGGGTCCCTCAGCCCGCCCAGGGTGTCTCCTCAGCGCTGCCCTAGCGCCTTCGCAGCCGCTCTGGGCCCGGAGCCCGCACCGAGTCTCTGCGACCTGCGGGGCGGGGAGGCCTGTCGGCAGGAGCCCGGCGCGCCGCGCTGGGGCAGGGCCGGAGAGAAGCCGTGCTCACCGCCCTCCGAAGGGCCGGGGCCGCCAAGGGAGCGGGCCGCCTCCAGCCCTGCCAGAGCCTGTCCCGCTCGGGTTGCAGGGTCACAGCTCTCCCCCGTTCagcgcccccctcccccgcccgccaTTCTCACCCCAGCGGGCGCCCTTTTGTGAACAGATGTCTCTGAACAAACTAGTTTAAAAGCCCATCTTCCCAATTTCTAGACTGTCAGAGGTTTAAACATGTTCTGGAGTTTAGTTTGGTTTAGACTAGTATAACGGTTAAAAGCACTGGGCTCTGGAGGCCGATTGGGGTTCACGTCTCGGCCTagccagttttcttctctgtaaagtggggatgataatagtacttacTGCATAgaactgttgtgagaattaaatgagatgtgcACGTCAAATGCACTACTCGAAGCTCCTGCTTTTGTTAAGGGATCTTTCCCCAGAAACCTGAAAATGGCTTTGACCAGCAGGTGGCACTGGTGACTATAGCATGATGTGTAGTCTGTCAGACGATACCTGATGTAGCCTCAAGAGTTTAGAGGGCCCTTGGAAGTCTTGGCTGAATTGACAGCCTGAAAGTTTCTTCGCACAGGAAAGTGCGTTAGAGATTAAGTGATACTACCTCCTGTTTTTGTAGGTTGGGACTAACCTGACTGTGGCTTGCTCAAGCAGGTCACTGTGGGTCCCAAGTTTCCTCCCTCAAGTTCagtgttaattttttgtttaacttttctgCGGCTTTGCTAGCTTGTTGGGATGGCATCTTGAATATGCATTAGAATTGGATTGGAAACCACAGAGTAAAAATGGATGTCtgcattcatttaataaatactatcaagcgcttattatgtgccagacgtTGTTCTGGCACTAGTTATAACATGGTGAACAAAGCAGGCACAGTGCTAGGTCTTAAGGAGTTTACTTATTAGTGGAGACcaacaatgtaaatgtaaataaatatataattataaattgctaagaagaaaaaaatggaggctGTTTCTGATTGGGTGGTtcacctctctgaggaggtgagaaGCTGAGCTCAGAAGATGTGATAAGAAGCCAGTCATGCCGAGAATGAAAGACGGAGCATTCGAAGTGTAGGAAACAATTTACAGAAGCGCTAAGGTGGGAAAAagtcaggagaggaaaaaaaggctaATGCGGCTGGGGCACAATGAATAAGGGGGAAGTAGCGAGAGATGAGATTGAAGCAGTAGGCTGGAGCTTTTGAGCAGGGCCATAATAAGGggtttgatttttattctgaGTGTGATAGAAGCtgttgaaagattttaagcaaggaATGCTAAGATCCTAGTTTTGATTTTAGAAGCTCACTTGTGCTGCTATGTAGAGAGTGAATTGGGCGATGGTATGAGTAGCAGGGAGATAACCAAGGAAGATAATTGCAGTAATCCAGATGAGAGGTGATGGTATCTTCAAATACAGTGGTGAGGGTGGAGATAGAGGAAAGTAGACAGACtaatatatattttggagataaaatCTAGAATACTTAATGACAGATTAGAAGCGaataaagggaaggagagatcAAGGGTGATTTTCAGGTTTCTGGGTTGTGCAATTGGGTAGATAGTggtaccatttactgagatgaagAAAACTGGAGGAAGAACAGATTTGGGGGGAGGAGATGGTGGAATAGAGAATTCCATTTTAGACAGACTAACTTTTAGGTATCTTTGCTCTATCCAAGTCAAAATATTTGATTAGCAGTTGTATATAAGAACTTGGAGCTCAAAGGAGAGATTTGTCTTGGAGATGTAAATCTGAAGTCATTAGGATATGCATGATATTTAAAGTCAAGGGAATGGATAAGATCACTGAGAGATTGTCTGGTTTGAGGTTATCGTCACCAGTCGGCATGTGGCAACCAGTGTAGTTTAATATCTTTTAGGGTTTAAAGCATTAGATTTCAATAATTGGGGAAATGAATTGTCCTTACAGATCTACAGATGGTCATGTATTTGTCACCCCGTGTTGCCCTGAAATGCCCGATCccatgatggagagagagaaacaagatcTGTCCACAGGTGCTCCCTGGATCTGCCCTTAAGCTTGCTGGTTTCTATTTTAGTGGGCTGAGGGCCATGTCAGTTTTCtgccacctacaggacagaccatGAAGCTGAAGGAACTTGAGCGGTCAGCTGTCCAAGTGTGGAGCCCAGCCAGCCAGTACCCTGTGTATCTGGCCACAGGTATGGTAATAGGATCCAATGGAAGCACATAGGTTGAGGGGAAACTTAGTACTATCCAGAATTCTTTATTGAGCTTCAGAGTCATGGAAAGGTGGGGTTGGCAAAAGCAAACAGA harbors:
- the NDUFB8 gene encoding NADH dehydrogenase [ubiquinone] 1 beta subcomplex subunit 8, mitochondrial, whose amino-acid sequence is MAAARAGVLGVRWLQRAARNVVLLGARTASHITKDMLPGPYPKTPEERAAAAKKYNMRVEDYEPYPDDGMGYGDYPKLPDRSQQERDPWYDWDHPDLRLNWGEPMHWDLDMYIRNRVDTSPTPVSWNLMCKHLFGFVAFMIFMFWVGDTYPTYQPVGPKQYPYNNLYLERGGDPTKEPEPVVHYEI